From the genome of Vitis riparia cultivar Riparia Gloire de Montpellier isolate 1030 chromosome 2, EGFV_Vit.rip_1.0, whole genome shotgun sequence, one region includes:
- the LOC117905238 gene encoding mitogen-activated protein kinase kinase kinase YODA-like isoform X2, with protein MALQESLAKFKKQQEKCQSTLTSIAAKAGSSKPTVPQKFTPAAPTKPPTPAVKFSNDTERLQHINSIRKAPVGAQIKRVIDLLLETRQAFTPEQINEACYVDTNANKAVFDSLRNNPKVSYDGKRFAYKSKHDLKDRSQLLVLVRKFPEGIAVIDLKDAYPSVMEDLQITGQSCLLSFKGSPYWMAPEVIKNSNGCNLAVDLWSLGCTVLEMATTKPPWSQYEGVAAMFKIGNSKELPTIPDHLSEEGKDFVNPLHRPTAARLLEHPFVRNAVPLERPSLSSEPEPPPAVTNAVRSMGIGHTRNVLESEGVAIHQSRGSKTGSGSRSFSLSLSLLPFPLPPSHNTCLHEN; from the exons ATGGCCTTGCAAGAAAGTTTAGCAAAATTCAAGAAGCAACAAGAAAAGTGCCAATCGACTCTCACCAGCATTGCAGCCAAGGCAGGATCTTCTAAGCCCACAGTGCCTCAGAAGTTTACCCCAGCAGCTCCTACAAAACCTCCTACACCTGCAGTAAAATTCTCCAATGATACTGAGAGACTTCAACATATTAACAGCATAAGGAAAGCCCCTGTTGGAGCTCAGATTAAACGTGTCATAGACTTGCTGCTAGAG ACAAGGCAAGCCTTTACACCGGAACAAATAAACGAAGCATGTTATGTTGATACTAATGCCAACAAAGCTGTCTTTGACAGTTTGAGGAATAATCCAAAAGTGAGCTATGATGGGAAGCGCTTTGCGTACAAG TCCAAGCATGACTTAAAGGACAGGAGTCAGCTGCTTGTCTTAGTACGAAAATTTCCAGAGGGCATTGCAGTCATTGACCTTAAGGACGCATACCCAAGTGTGATGGAAGATTTACAG ATTACTGGACAATCTTGTCTGTTATCCTTCAAGGGGAGCCCTTACTGGATGGCACCTGAG GTCATAAAGAACTCAAATGGCTGTAATCTTGCGGTCGATTTATGGAGTCTTGGGTGCACGGTTTTGGAGATGGCTACAACAAAACCACCTTGGAGCCAGTATGAAGGG GTTGCTGCTATGTTTAAGATTGGTAACAGTAAAGAACTTCCCACAATACCGGATCATCTCTCAGAGGAGGGCAAGGACTTTGTAAACCCATTGCATCGTCCCACAGCTGCTCGGCTATTGGAGCACCCTTTTGTTAGAAATGCTGTGCCTCTGGAAAGACCTAGTCTTAGTTCTGAGCCTGAACCACCACCTGCAGTTACAAATGCTGTCAGATCCATG GGCATTGGACACACAAGAAATGTTTTAGAGTCCGAAGGAGTGGCTATCCATCAGTCTAGAGGTTCAAAAACTGGTTCAGGATCCaggtctttctctctctctctctctctccttcccttccccctccccccctcccACAATACATGCTTGCATGAAAATTGA
- the LOC117930726 gene encoding uncharacterized protein LOC117930726 produces the protein MGLEGGGCPMGTVPIRRTTKDDLIRAKLYSEMHASKINPLTDDQPGKHFAVAQTIADIDYDGVGAMLSVWNLPVQAPQYTSGRVKIKNGAESLEAGWTVNPGLYGGDNRTRMYIYTNAGQAHCFNTPCGFIQASADIPVDLVIEPVSTYGELPYYITLSIYQDTINLSWYLYYDDNRTVVGWWPSQIFTNLGSTATGAEWGGEVFSPPNVPSPGMGSGHRIKLDTNYDAFCAQANIVVNNTIIKPPRDLEQFADNLNFDITNKGDVGGDPGYLILYGGVSGAIGN, from the exons ATGGGGTTGGAGGGTGGAGGATGTCCGATGGGAACAGTTCCCATAAGGAGAACTACTAAAGATGATCTCATTAGAGCCAAATTGTATTCAGAAATGCATGCTTCGAAAATTAATCCTCTTACTGACGATCAACCTGGTAAACAT TTTGCTGTGGCTCAAACTATCGCAGATATCGATTATGATGGAGTTGGAGCGATGCTTAGCGTATGGAATCTTCCGGTTCAAGCTCCTCAATACACCTCAGGTCGAGTAAAGATTAAAAATGGTGCTGAAAGCTTAGAAGCTGGGTGGACG GTGAATCCGGGTTTATATGGTGGTGATAATAGAACCAGAATGTATATTTATACCAAT GCTGGTCAAGCACATTGTTTCAACACACCATGTGGATTTATACAAGCTTCAGCAGATATACCTGTGGACTTGGTTATCGAACCAGTTTCAACATACGGTGAACTACCATATTACATAACCTTATCAATTTACCAG GACACGATTAATCTGAGCTGGTATCTTTATTACGATGACAATCGTACCGTGGTAGGGTGGTGGCCAAGTCAAATATTCACCAATTTAGGAAGCACGGCTACGGGAGCAGAATGGGGAGGAGAGGTATTCAGCCCACCGAATGTCCCTAGTCCAGGAATGGGTTCCGGTCATCGGATAAAGTTGGACACCAATTATGATGCATTTTGCGCACAAGCCAATATTGTAGTAAATAATACGATTATAAAACCTCCTAGGGACCTAGAGCAGTTTGCTGATAATTTGAATTTCGATATAACCAATAAAGGAGATGTTGGAGGTGACCCTGGTTATCTGATCCTTTATGGGGGTGTTTCTGGTGCAATTGGAAATTGA
- the LOC117904069 gene encoding stress-response A/B barrel domain-containing protein UP3 isoform X1, which yields MCSTMCIQTPTFSPSTTHCFFRQPISSPFLSSSRKLYNVLRLNGGVNVQFSNGKKRGAIFSASVGQNSSNDTEGKRKVVEHICLLKAKENLSEEEEKDMLDYLYTTQYQMRGIIAITLGRISDQNIENYTHAVYMRFQRKEDLGKFYENPFYLGVLREHVMPYCHGLIHVDFESEVEDDILPIFRKGEEFNYGVEFILLISFVESKFGGPAEDALASLAELILEFPSLIVQSTQGLNFCPSSKEYTHGVVTRFRSIEALELFMGSTEYKDIWRSKFQMIIQKTLPIHFSVDPVGTEIM from the exons ATGTGCTCCACAATGTGCATTCAAACCCCTACTTTCAGTCCCTCAACCACTCACTGCTTCTTCAGACAGCCAATCTCTTCccccttcctttcttcttccaGAAAATTATATAATG TTTTGAGATTGAATGGAGGTGTGAACGTGCAATTCTCGAATGGAAAGAAACGGGGAGCGATATTTTCAGCTTCTGTGGGGCAGAACTCGAGCAATGACACTGAGGGGAAGag AAAAGTTGTGGAACACATATGTCTGCTCAAAGCAAAGGAGAATCTGTCTGAAGAGGAAGAGAAGGATATGCTGGATTATCTTTACACAACCCAATACCAAATGCGTGGCATTATTGCAATCACATTAG GACGTATCTCTGATCAAAACATTGAAAACTATACCCATGCTGTCTACATGCGTTTTCAAAGAAAGGAAGACCTTGGAAAGTTCTATGAAAACCCTTTCTACTTGGGAGTTCTCAGAGAGCATGTAATGCCTTACTGCCAT GGCCTAATTCATGTGGATTTTGAGTCTGAAGTAGAAGATGATATCCTCCCCATATTCCGGAAAGGAGAG GAATTCAACTATGGTGTGGAGTTCATACTCCTAATTTCATTTGTTGAGAGCAAATTTGGAGGGCCTGCAGAAGACGCTTTGGCTTCTCTTGCAGAGCTGATTTTGGAGTTTCCATCCTTGATTGTGCAATCTACTCAAG GTTTGAATTTTTGTCCCAGCAGCAAGGAATATACACATGGTGTAGTGACACGCTTCCGGTCAA TTGAAGCCTTGGAGTTATTCATGGGCAGCACAGAATACAAAGAT ATATGGAGGTCTAAATTCCAGATGATCATCCAGAAAACACTTCCCATTCATTTTTCTGTTGATCCGGTGGGTACTGAGATTATGTAG
- the LOC117905238 gene encoding uncharacterized protein LOC117905238 isoform X1 has translation MALQESLAKFKKQQEKCQSTLTSIAAKAGSSKPTVPQKFTPAAPTKPPTPAVKFSNDTERLQHINSIRKAPVGAQIKRVIDLLLETRQAFTPEQINEACYVDTNANKAVFDSLRNNPKVSYDGKRFAYKSKHDLKDRSQLLVLVRKFPEGIAVIDLKDAYPSVMEDLQITGQSCLLSFKGSPYWMAPEVIKNSNGCNLAVDLWSLGCTVLEMATTKPPWSQYEGVAAMFKIGNSKELPTIPDHLSEEGKDFVNPLHRPTAARLLEHPFVRNAVPLERPSLSSEPEPPPAVTNAVRSMGIGHTRNVLESEGVAIHQSRGSKTGSGSRHICSFLFLFIIILSNMGTVHAARQAHFHWHEKANSIYIVLIVVAISVALLICYFILRLCKSHNIDSDNELDNIELTGVQINSFPISRFSEHEMYSECSICLDAFADEDEIIILPVCRHIYHTHCITTWFTSHSHHCPLCRHDYSGYSLDD, from the exons ATGGCCTTGCAAGAAAGTTTAGCAAAATTCAAGAAGCAACAAGAAAAGTGCCAATCGACTCTCACCAGCATTGCAGCCAAGGCAGGATCTTCTAAGCCCACAGTGCCTCAGAAGTTTACCCCAGCAGCTCCTACAAAACCTCCTACACCTGCAGTAAAATTCTCCAATGATACTGAGAGACTTCAACATATTAACAGCATAAGGAAAGCCCCTGTTGGAGCTCAGATTAAACGTGTCATAGACTTGCTGCTAGAG ACAAGGCAAGCCTTTACACCGGAACAAATAAACGAAGCATGTTATGTTGATACTAATGCCAACAAAGCTGTCTTTGACAGTTTGAGGAATAATCCAAAAGTGAGCTATGATGGGAAGCGCTTTGCGTACAAG TCCAAGCATGACTTAAAGGACAGGAGTCAGCTGCTTGTCTTAGTACGAAAATTTCCAGAGGGCATTGCAGTCATTGACCTTAAGGACGCATACCCAAGTGTGATGGAAGATTTACAG ATTACTGGACAATCTTGTCTGTTATCCTTCAAGGGGAGCCCTTACTGGATGGCACCTGAG GTCATAAAGAACTCAAATGGCTGTAATCTTGCGGTCGATTTATGGAGTCTTGGGTGCACGGTTTTGGAGATGGCTACAACAAAACCACCTTGGAGCCAGTATGAAGGG GTTGCTGCTATGTTTAAGATTGGTAACAGTAAAGAACTTCCCACAATACCGGATCATCTCTCAGAGGAGGGCAAGGACTTTGTAAACCCATTGCATCGTCCCACAGCTGCTCGGCTATTGGAGCACCCTTTTGTTAGAAATGCTGTGCCTCTGGAAAGACCTAGTCTTAGTTCTGAGCCTGAACCACCACCTGCAGTTACAAATGCTGTCAGATCCATG GGCATTGGACACACAAGAAATGTTTTAGAGTCCGAAGGAGTGGCTATCCATCAGTCTAGAGGTTCAAAAACTGGTTCAGGATCCag gcACATATGTTCATTCCTAttcctatttattattattttgagcaATATGGGGACCGTACATGCCGCACGTCAGGCCCATTTTCACTGGCATGAGAAGGCGAACTCTATttatatagtattaatagttgTAGCAATTAGTGTAGCATTacttatatgttattttattttaaggctATGTAAATCACATAATATAGATTCAGACAATGAACTAGATAATATAGAACTCACTGGAGTTCAAATAAATTCATTTCCTATTTCTAGGTTTTCTGAGCATGAGATGTACTCAGAGTGTAGTATATGTTTAGATGCGTTTGCAGATGAGGATGAGATTATCATCCTCCCAGTCTGCAGACACATTTATCATACTCATTGTATTACTACTTGGTTTACATCTCATTCTCATCATTGTCCACTTTGTCGTCATGACTATAGTGGTTATAGTTTAGACGATTAG
- the LOC117905238 gene encoding uncharacterized protein LOC117905238 isoform X3 produces MALQESLAKFKKQQEKCQSTLTSIAAKAGSSKPTVPQKFTPAAPTKPPTPAVKFSNDTERLQHINSIRKAPVGAQIKRVIDLLLETRQAFTPEQINEACYVDTNANKAVFDSLRNNPKVSYDGKRFAYKSKHDLKDRSQLLVLVRKFPEGIAVIDLKDAYPSVMEDLQGIGHTRNVLESEGVAIHQSRGSKTGSGSRHICSFLFLFIIILSNMGTVHAARQAHFHWHEKANSIYIVLIVVAISVALLICYFILRLCKSHNIDSDNELDNIELTGVQINSFPISRFSEHEMYSECSICLDAFADEDEIIILPVCRHIYHTHCITTWFTSHSHHCPLCRHDYSGYSLDD; encoded by the exons ATGGCCTTGCAAGAAAGTTTAGCAAAATTCAAGAAGCAACAAGAAAAGTGCCAATCGACTCTCACCAGCATTGCAGCCAAGGCAGGATCTTCTAAGCCCACAGTGCCTCAGAAGTTTACCCCAGCAGCTCCTACAAAACCTCCTACACCTGCAGTAAAATTCTCCAATGATACTGAGAGACTTCAACATATTAACAGCATAAGGAAAGCCCCTGTTGGAGCTCAGATTAAACGTGTCATAGACTTGCTGCTAGAG ACAAGGCAAGCCTTTACACCGGAACAAATAAACGAAGCATGTTATGTTGATACTAATGCCAACAAAGCTGTCTTTGACAGTTTGAGGAATAATCCAAAAGTGAGCTATGATGGGAAGCGCTTTGCGTACAAG TCCAAGCATGACTTAAAGGACAGGAGTCAGCTGCTTGTCTTAGTACGAAAATTTCCAGAGGGCATTGCAGTCATTGACCTTAAGGACGCATACCCAAGTGTGATGGAAGATTTACAG GGCATTGGACACACAAGAAATGTTTTAGAGTCCGAAGGAGTGGCTATCCATCAGTCTAGAGGTTCAAAAACTGGTTCAGGATCCag gcACATATGTTCATTCCTAttcctatttattattattttgagcaATATGGGGACCGTACATGCCGCACGTCAGGCCCATTTTCACTGGCATGAGAAGGCGAACTCTATttatatagtattaatagttgTAGCAATTAGTGTAGCATTacttatatgttattttattttaaggctATGTAAATCACATAATATAGATTCAGACAATGAACTAGATAATATAGAACTCACTGGAGTTCAAATAAATTCATTTCCTATTTCTAGGTTTTCTGAGCATGAGATGTACTCAGAGTGTAGTATATGTTTAGATGCGTTTGCAGATGAGGATGAGATTATCATCCTCCCAGTCTGCAGACACATTTATCATACTCATTGTATTACTACTTGGTTTACATCTCATTCTCATCATTGTCCACTTTGTCGTCATGACTATAGTGGTTATAGTTTAGACGATTAG
- the LOC117904069 gene encoding stress-response A/B barrel domain-containing protein UP3 isoform X2 has translation MCSTMCIQTPTFSPSTTHCFFRQPISSPFLSSSRKLYNVLRLNGGVNVQFSNGKKRGAIFSASVGQNSSNDTEGKRKVVEHICLLKAKENLSEEEEKDMLDYLYTTQYQMRGIIAITLGRISDQNIENYTHAVYMRFQRKEDLGKFYENPFYLGVLREHVMPYCHGLIHVDFESEVEDDILPIFRKGEEFNYGVEFILLISFVESKFGGPAEDALASLAELILEFPSLIVQSTQGLNFCPSSKEYTHGVVTRFRSIEALELFMGSTEYKDVRISICHIGT, from the exons ATGTGCTCCACAATGTGCATTCAAACCCCTACTTTCAGTCCCTCAACCACTCACTGCTTCTTCAGACAGCCAATCTCTTCccccttcctttcttcttccaGAAAATTATATAATG TTTTGAGATTGAATGGAGGTGTGAACGTGCAATTCTCGAATGGAAAGAAACGGGGAGCGATATTTTCAGCTTCTGTGGGGCAGAACTCGAGCAATGACACTGAGGGGAAGag AAAAGTTGTGGAACACATATGTCTGCTCAAAGCAAAGGAGAATCTGTCTGAAGAGGAAGAGAAGGATATGCTGGATTATCTTTACACAACCCAATACCAAATGCGTGGCATTATTGCAATCACATTAG GACGTATCTCTGATCAAAACATTGAAAACTATACCCATGCTGTCTACATGCGTTTTCAAAGAAAGGAAGACCTTGGAAAGTTCTATGAAAACCCTTTCTACTTGGGAGTTCTCAGAGAGCATGTAATGCCTTACTGCCAT GGCCTAATTCATGTGGATTTTGAGTCTGAAGTAGAAGATGATATCCTCCCCATATTCCGGAAAGGAGAG GAATTCAACTATGGTGTGGAGTTCATACTCCTAATTTCATTTGTTGAGAGCAAATTTGGAGGGCCTGCAGAAGACGCTTTGGCTTCTCTTGCAGAGCTGATTTTGGAGTTTCCATCCTTGATTGTGCAATCTACTCAAG GTTTGAATTTTTGTCCCAGCAGCAAGGAATATACACATGGTGTAGTGACACGCTTCCGGTCAA TTGAAGCCTTGGAGTTATTCATGGGCAGCACAGAATACAAAGATGTAAGGATATCAATATGTCATATTGGCACTTAG
- the LOC117927276 gene encoding general transcription factor IIE subunit 2, with the protein MALQESLAKFKKQQEKCQSTLTSIAAKAGSSKPTVPQKFTPAAPTKPPTPAVKFSNDTERLQHINSIRKAPVGAQIKRVIDLLLETRQAFTPEQINEACYVDTNANKAVFDSLRNNPKVSYDGKRFAYKSKHDLKDRSQLLVLVRKFPEGIAVIDLKDSYPSVMEDLQALKAAGQVWLLSNFDSQEDIAYPNDPRVPIKVDDDLKQFFRTIELPRDMLDIEKDLQKNGMKPATNTAKRRAMAQVHGIASKSKPKKKKHEISKRTKLTNAHLPELFQSLKDGDSSK; encoded by the exons ATGGCCTTGCAAGAAAGTTTAGCTAAATTCAAGAAGCAACAAGAAAAGTGCCAATCGACTCTCACCAGCATTGCAGCCAAGGCAGGATCTTCTAAGCCCACAGTGCCTCAGAAGTTTACCCCAGCAGCTCCTACAAAACCTCCTACACCTGCAGTAAAATTCTCCAATGATACTGAGAGACTCCAACATATTAACAGCATAAGGAAAGCCCCTGTTGGAGCTCAGATTAAACGTGTCATAGACTTGCTGCTAGAG ACAAGGCAAGCCTTTACACCGGAACAAATAAACGAAGCATGTTATGTTGATACTAATGCCAACAAAGCTGTCTTTGACAGTTTGAGGAATAATCCAAAAGTGAGCTATGATGGGAAGCGCTTTGCGTACAAG TCCAAGCATGACTTAAAGGACAGGAGTCAGCTGCTTGTCTTAGTACGAAAATTTCCAGAGGGCATTGCAGTCATTGACCTTAAGGACTCGTACCCAAGTGTGATGGAAGATTTACAG gctTTGAAAGCTGCAGGGCAGGTTTGGCTGCTGTCGAACTTTGATTCACAGGAGGACATTGCTTATCCAAATGATCCCCGGGTGCCCATCAAAGTGGATGATGACCTCAAGCAGTTCTTCAGAACCATTGAACTTCCCCGTGACATGCTTGATATAGAGAAGGATCTGCAGAAGAATGGGATGAAGCCTGCTACAAACACTGCCAAGAGGAGGGCCATGGCTCAGGTTCATGGAATTGCCTCCAAGTCTAAGcccaagaagaagaagcatgaaaTCAGCAAGAGAACCAAGCTCACGAATGCCCACCTTCCAGAGCTCTTCCAGAGTCTCAAGGATGGTGATTCTTCAAAGTAG